In Megalobrama amblycephala isolate DHTTF-2021 linkage group LG9, ASM1881202v1, whole genome shotgun sequence, the sequence ACAAGTCCTCGCAACAGCACCGTTGGAGTGTTGCAACTGCAGAAGAATATTAATATAtccgaatatatatatatagctggaGTAATATATCTCCAGCTGTTCGTTTATTGCATAAGAGTAACGTTAAACTTAGTGTCTCTGTAAGCATATGGAAGGAAGAGCAGCATTTGACATTTGGATAAGGATGCCGGCTGTTCTAGTTACATTTTAGCACATTAAAATACAAACCAATACAACATATAACTAGTACTACCTGTAAAAGGTGCTTGATTTGGTCTGGATTGGTTGGAAATAGAGAACTATCCGTGCTTCCTCAACGAAGTTCCGCTGATGAAACACACGTGCAGTGTTTCAGCAGCTATTTGTTCTTGGTGACTCCCAGAACGAGCGTCAGTTgccgctgattggtcaaatgTAACGTTCATGGTCATGTGACTGGTAGTGACGGAGCCATAGAGAGAGCCAGGAGTTCACAGAGATCGCCCCCCAGCGGTGagccattgaaatttcgaaacatcACTGGCTTGTAGTTCCTGGTAGCATGGTTTGAGGTCAATTCGTTCATTTTATTGAACCTGTTCACAGAATAGATTTACTGATTATTTTGCgttatcacttttttttttttaaagtcatttcATTTGTATGGCTAATTGTTAACTGTTCCTATCCCCGATGTACTCTTAAAAAGTAATGCCTTTCTGTCTAGTAATTGACATACGCTTTACGAACAGCAGGTTTTGACTGAATCATTACATTTAGTCGGTTCAAAAGAACGATTCGATGGTGAAATGAACAATTTACTCGGGCATGATGCAATCGGTATGACCACGTGGAGATTAGAAaaggtatttattttaaatgatacaAGTGATTTCATGTGTCTTGCTTTAGTtctataatgtaatgtaaatcaaagaaagaaatatatacACCTTTTCCCCATTGttttcattgaaaatgaattttattgaaaattCTTGTATTCTTTATCAGCCTCGTGTTCTTTtcgtatatataaaatacagttGTCATCAAATGTTATGGTTTTAGGTTTGGCTCAACACTGGATCAATATCAATATCCTTTTAACTATATAAATGTGCATACATACACAGTTTTGTAGAGCCCACTTCAATTGTACTCATTTAGCAGACTCTTTTATCAGACTTTCTGTGGAATACTCTACAAAGCTGTTCAACTGACCAATAACGACAACTGATCAGTAATGAAATGTAGTCACTTTATGCTATAGGCTACATTTGGAAATTTATTACAAACAGACAATCATTAGTCACAATTATCATCATGTAACAATTAGCATAAGACTAATGTCCATGTACATACAAGTATAAAAGTAAATGGCCCATGATAAACAATGTTTGTTGTGGCGATTGTTTGGCTGATAAGTGCGGCACTGAATGCTACATAATTACCCAGAGTCAATTACACTGGTTAcatgaattaattaaatattaattgtcAACATGTGCCAGACATCAAACTGTAGACCTTAATAAGATATATCAGTGATAAATAGCAACAGTGAAAATAGTGCAAAAAGATCTCCTCAAGCACTGGAAGAAAAGACCAAGggcaaaaaaattataaagctGTAAAACTATGTACAAGTTTGAATAAAAATCATATAAACGTTTGAACTAATGTTCTGACATTTTTCGAGCATGCTTTCCCAATTATAAGAAACAGTGTCAGACTTCCTGGAGAGGCACTTCAGgaaaaataagatatttaaaaCCAAAGCTTCTTTAGGTTATAAAACTAGCTGCCATTAGACTGCCTACTAAAATAACACTCGGCTTTGATCAGGATTCGTTTGAATAATTTGCAGATAAAGTGACTGTGAAATGTTTGTGTTAGCAATCCCAGCAGGTGTTTGCACCTGAAAGCAGGCAGCGCTGCTGATGTTGGAGAACCCTGGTCTTGGTCAGTACTTCATAAAGTCAATACGATAATCTCTCCGTTACTGCTCAGACTGAGGTTTAAAGTAATCATCTGTTCTAAAGACACTGGGAAGCTCTTGATGTCTTTGTGATTGCCTTCTTGGGCTAGCAGGtttctgaagaagaaaaaaaaagaagaggaagCAAACATTGGTACCAGTTATGCAAATTTCAAAGAATGCCAAATACCACGGCAGGGCAGGCATGTATGTAATGTAAAGAACTCACATTTAAAAAACCTGGCACGGCCATTGTGCGGAAGATCTTTTTGAAGGCGCCTGGTAGGGTTCCAACTTCACCTTCAACTTGAGTTACTTGTTCTTCCAATGCATTGACATTGGCTCCAACCATTTTGACAAAGCCCTGAGAATTAGACAGTACActtaaacaacaaaagaaaatgtcAATTCATTACCATGGTTCAGACACCATTTAAAGTTAGTACCTCCAATTTGTCAATTTTTTGGTAAATCTCTCTCATCTCTTCCGATTTTCTTTGTATCTGTGGTAGGTTCTCATTGACCACCTGTGAGGTGTCATTTcgaatctatatatatataaaaaaaaaaaacgaattatGAAAGTCTAGCATGCTTTTTCAGTTTGAAAACAGTGTATTAAGCAGGGGTTTAAGGGGGCCACAACAGAGTGTAGAAAATTTGAGGGAAGATTTGTTTTTAGGGCAGGCAaagtaaaggcaggaacacagcaagccgacgccgacgaactactggcgacgaaagcagactgcggggttggctcacgttggcagcgtctgggtccaaagttggcctgacacaccaaaccgatgctTGGCGCCTGcgcaagatgaaatgcctttccgtaccagcaggtggcagtaactgaacagccaatcagaatgatcagatggcccgacggaccaatgagctccgacgccgattcaacatgtcgaggaccaacttcagtgtgtaacacactgagaaaacagttggaagatgaacaaaaactgcccgaagGCCGACCGTCAACTTGGTGTGTTCCAGCCTTTAAATATAAAGCTGTATGGAACAATATTTATTGTAGAAAAGCTCTGTTCAAATACATTTAAGCAACTTTACAAATGGGAAAACATAtgtaaaagcaaaaataaatatagaaaaCATACATAAAAGCAAATACATTGATCTTACCATATCAAGCATACCAACAAACTCATCAACTCTTGTAAGCATTTCTTCCAGGCTTTTCTCCAAGCACAAGACCTGCACAGCAAATACAGAATAAACatcaagaaaacaaaacacatgatatactgtacatattaTACTCTGTGTGCATGTGATATAAATGTTAAGAGGGACAAACAGTTGCTTCACTGCCTTGTAAAATAACAGAGGACCATTAAGAATTGAAAAAGTAGTCTGGTGTTAGGAACATAATTCAGTTAGCCGCACTGAGAACAAGTCAGTCTTTATTTAACCCATATCAAGCTTAACAAATTAGGCTTGAAAACTAGACCGTGCTCCAACAGGACGAGTATACAGATGCATTGAAGAGACTAACAttcaaacattcttcaaaatatcattggtgtttcactgaagaaagttatacaggtttggaatgacaaaagtgagaaaataatgacagaatttccagtTTTGAGTGAACCATCCTTTTAAACTGTTTTATGTGAGCAATTATAGTTTGACAACTAATATTAATCTTTTagtttaaatgaatataaatatatggagcaatatcacacaagtagccatgcgatatggctgtatatcagccgTAGGTATTCACAGCGTGCTGGGACACTGGGACATTCTCCACCAAAATTTTCTGGTCACTAGTGTAACAAAGAATTCATAGTTCCATTAATGCTGAAGCAGCCACAAACAATTATACCACTGCATCATTCATAATCATCACGAGGGTCCTATTATGGAAGGCAGCGTTTGGTTTTAACCTGTTAGCGTTCCACTGTAATGCCCGCTGTACACATACTTTTCAAAAGAGACCAAAAACCATACATATACTCCAAATTGTTCAAGAACAGCATGCAGTTTACTTTTGGTATGCCTTTTTTAGGCAAATTTTACAGGAATTCTAAGGTGCTTCTcacactaaaacaaacaaaatttgtattttgtaCACTTCCACCCACCAAACATTCTTTCAACAGTCTTCAGATTCATCCAGAAGGCAAaccttaaagtgttagttcacccaaaaatgaaaattctgtcattatttattcaccctcatgtcattccaaacccataagacttttatttatcttcggaacacaaatgatgacagaatctgagagttttctgtccctccaccttttttaaaaataaataaataaataagagatGTGGTATTTGTTTAACTGGACTCTCTTTTTCTAGATAGAGGGCTCCGTTCACAACTGTACTTCCATCAAAATTACAAATAGCATTTAAACTGTTGTTATGCAGGGAATAGGATACTCATAGGAGTAACCACATACTGGTTGTACACAGATCAAGCACAAATTGATGTGTACGCTAGCATTAGTAAGAGAGACCCATGCTGCATCTAGAAACCGCAAACTGTATAATAGGTACTATATTTGGTTTGAAACATGTTTCTTcaatatagtatgaatgtgtgtactATGAATGGAATTCAGACACTACATCCACCATATTgtcactgtcatgtgacctacagaGTCAGTTGCATCTTCACCATGGCCTGATAGAAAAGTGTCCAGTAgatgcgcacttcagaatctcagaaAGTAGTAGGTCATATAGGTACTTttcgcctactcttttatgaattCGGACATGCTACTTaactcacatactgtttttcacctactatacaAGACAGAAAACTGATTCACTCATGAATGAAACACTACAGGGTGATGCTCAGAGGTTGATTCTACTGTGGCTTCGTTTGGAACTTTTTCCTTGGTGGAGACAAAATATAGACAGGAAAAACTGgcaatactgtttttttttttttaaatataagttaATAATATCAATATTAATGTCTTGTTTAAATAACTGTCGTACCGCATTCACACTCGTGCTGCATTATGgccgaatcacagccgtgcaaatattcaaaagaacaatttatTGTGTGTATTGGAGTTTATCCATTATTATATGTTATATCTGTGTCCTTACCTCTTCTTCGGCGTTGGCTCTGATATAAGAGGAGTATGTGATGGCCGTGTGTCTCAGCAGCTCGTCGTCTTGAGTCTGCTCCGGCTCGCTCTGGTCCTGGGTTTCTCCGGCTGCTGAGATCGGGCTCTGGGCCACTGCAGCGCCAAAGCTCGGGCTCTGAGACACGGTACCGCTGCTCAGGGCCTCACTCACCATAGACAAGCTGCTGGCGCTTTGGGACACGATGCCGCTGTCTCTGCTCACCTCTGCGCTGGACTCCTCCAGCGGTGACAGCACCGCTGCTGCCCTGTCAAATCGATGCTCCATGTTTTGCTATCCACTACACTACTCTTGTTTATGTGAAAGTGAACGCAGAGCAGCATGTGCGCATGCGCGAATTTAATAGCCAATCAGAGAACGGGTTGGCCACATGTTGGTCATGTGATATTAACGTTCAATCCAGAGACTCAAACGGATagattgattttaaaaatgagatagatagatagatagatagatagatagatagatagatagatagatagatagatagatagatagatagatagatagatagatagatagatagatagatagatagatagatagatagatagatagatagatagatagatagatagatagatagatagatagggcGCCCCCTTGAGGAAACCTTTGTTTATCACAGGAAACAGCGTTTCCTTCCCAATGCTGATAAACTTTCAATCAAAATGGTTCATGACGGATCTAGGTCATCGCAGTGCAATGTAATCTTAATCCTGGTCGTTGATCGTAAATGTAAAAGAATGTAAAGAACACAACAGGATGTGTTTTGTCCatctcagaattttattttgttttttaaaaaagactgACATCAGTAAAAACCATATAGacaatatttacatgtatattgTATTGTAACTACCATCTTAAGTGTGGTTTAACTGCCTGACTGATATATTTAGACACCGAACTTTTACACTGAAACTGTCCTAACACGACTGACCGAAGACAATCTGtcgtacctttttttttttttttagtaatctGCTTTTTAGCTTGTCCTGTTTTGaatttctgttaaattattcaGTGTTGATGATACACAGACATACAGATTAACAAAGACAACAACGATACGAAATTACGAATACCAAATAATTAATGCAGAATATAaagaaagtgattttttttggcaaaagaAAAGCAGTTCAGGCAGTGACCAACAGATGGCGACTCAGCACAAATGTATTTTGACTCACACGTTACATACCATGCCCTTGCTtttaccaaaatgaaaatatttccaGTGGTCAGATCCAAATACTTAGTCTGTTTGAGTGAACTATGTCTGTAGGAGGGGCAGTAAGGCACAAAAATGGTGGATATGAAGGTAAGTCTTTGTTCAAGACGACGAATACAATGCAGTCAACCTAAAAGCAAAAGGAAGGTACATCCACAGTGGTTTTCAATTATATACAAATGTATTCCACAGActctatataaaacaaaattaagtaTGAACAGGTGTGTTCCcaatgtaagaaaaaaaaagtatgatatAAGACTCAATTTTATACCTGAAGTTTGACTGGACCGTGTGGCAGCATTAACATTAAAGCCATTAAAGATCTGACTAGTATGAGACAGCAGTCTGTTCATCTGTGGGGATTTGAGTGGAGGTCAGAGGTGAGGGTTCATTAACAGTGAGGTGACAGAAAATATGTGTACAGAATAAAACAGAGAACTAACTTGCATTCCACAGTCAAGAGGACATACAAGTGTGAAATACCCATTTGTGGTGACCAATTATACTCCACTGCAGTCAAATAAACCAGTAACAAAGCCAATTAAATCCCACAAGACCACAATTTCCAAAAAGCCTTTTTGTAATGCTGACACAAGtgatatttaaatattcagaAACAAACATTCTGAGGGAATCCGCCAAATAGTAATTTACTGCATATAAAAAGGTACTAAACACATACAGCAGTCATTTATTACTGAAAGttaataatgattattaataCTATTCAGTTATTAACTTGGAAGAACATGATTCAGACAgggcaaacaaacaaacaaaaaaaaaaaattgtgttgcTGATTGAGTGTAAATTCATTTTGGCATTTGCATAATGTAATACCAGGAGCAAATGTTTGGTTTCAGGTACAAACCGTAAACAGAAGTCAACAGTACGCACACACAGGTCTAAACCTAATTTCTGGTCCCGAGAGACATTTAGATAACATGATTAAAATTAACCTCAAAACAAGAACTGAGAAACACTGATAgacaagataaaaaaaagtgGCTCTGCTTGGAAAAAGAGACATACCACTAAATCGGACACATTTTTACATACAACATTTCAACACatggaaagaaaacattaaaaagagtAAAATTCCAGATATtgtttctgttaaattattcattttacaaAACCCTTAAAAGTTTGGTGAGGTTCAAAGTTGAGTCTGATGTCCCAGGCTGAAAAGCCGAGTCTCTGGGTGGGCTGGATTTTATATACGTGACTCTAtgtattataaagtgatgactGTGCCATCCTCCTCCACCCCTCCTCTGGGTAAAGCCAAGCTGTGACGGGGGTCTGTCCTCAGGCTACTGAGGATTTTGTGTAGGCTGCCATTGCTTTCCCGCATGACGGGGTTGCTGCTGTGGTAGGAGGGGTGTTGGAGGGTAAGGTCCTTATGCAACTTGTAACTCAAACTACTGTGCACTGTGCCGTTAAAGCTCGGTTGAGAGTGGAAAGAGGCCGTGGACACCGTCGATGCAGGTCTCGTTTGGGGCCGTGTAGGGGGGCTGGGTGGGGTCACGGTGGTTGTTTGCATCTGGGACCGGGACGCAGTTGAAGCCACTGAGGCATTGGAGCGTCTTGATGGCCGTTTGATGTTGCTCTCAATTACGATGTCCGACTCTTCATCACTCTCCAAATCCTCTGGGCTGTAGCCATGAGAGATGGCGGTGGCACCGGTGGGAGCGGTGATGGCGGGGTATCCCACCGAACCGCTGCTGTCGGATGACTGACCCGAGCTGCCTGAGATACGACTGCTGCGCACCACGTTGTTGCGCTGGTTCACCGGCTTCACGGTCACAATAAGGTTGTGGCTGTTTGCAATCATCATGTCAGTCACCTGGTCCAATGTCTTTCCTGTTACCTCGATGCCATTGACCTCCAGGACCTCATCATTGACGGCCAGCAGGCCCGTGCTCTCGGCCAGGCCTCCAGGTACCAGGCGGGAAATGAAGATACCCGGGACCTTTTCCAAGCCGTGGGGTGTAACACGGACACTGGTGCCATCACGGATGTAGAATCCAAGGGGCTTGTCCGAGCCATGCCGGTAGAGTCGAACTCTTCGGTGAGATTCAGGAAGGATGTCCACATCAATAATGGACGACACAGGACGGAAGTCCTGAGGCATACCAATGCGGATGTGGGGCCGTTTGCGGTTTAGGTCATTTCGAAGAGTGACCACAGCTTTCTTTTTCCTGGTCAGAGTGCTGGTGCCAAAGTTGCTGTAGTCAACCTCTTCTGCAAGAGTAAACAAAAATGATAACTGTTAATACTTAAGTGGATTAAAGATGCAAATTATGATTCATTACAATTGAATCTAGTGACATATATCACATAAGTACAAACAAGGACCATTTCCTTAAGCCAAAAATATGGAAATGTACATCAACATGATAGCTCAGATTAGTCTAACTTCAGCTTCATATTAAGTTGTGGATGAGGACAAGCATGCAAATCTCATCAGACCTGCTGGACGGTTTATACCCCTCAGATGCTCCATGGATTATGATGTAACATGATTTTTCTGGCATGTTAACAAAACATGAGGCCACCTTATCACATCTTTACAAAAATGTAACCTTAACTGCTGACAGAACAAAATGGTCTCTGTTGCAGGTATTCGGCAGAGATGAAGTTATCTGCACATATCAGATAATGCAGATAAGTGCGGTAAGAACACCATGCTACAGAAGCACGTAGATTAAGAGATCAAGTGTGATCACAAGGTCTTCTCAAAGTCCTATTGAAACACAACATATACAACAAATCTTAAAAAAGAAGTGCAATATTGAAATGTCACATAAGACCAGGGACTTGCTTAGCTCTGTGAAATTCCTTGTGAGGCCAATGATCAAATTTTATTTGAGGAGTTTTAATACATAAGTCTTCTCTTTGAACACCAACATAACTTTGTCCAACAACAGCCTCTCTGTGCTAAATCAGACAGCGATCAACCACACCTGGACTGCTCGCTTTGGATATAAGGCATAGTTTCCAGTGCAACCGACTTCCCAGCATGAGTTCTCAAGGAAAGACAGCCAAGAAAATGCCCACCTTCTGTTTAATTACTCTAaaatcaatttttaaaaatgcttttacAAAGCTTCCGAATTTTCATCAAAGCATCGAGCCACAGTTGTTCTTAGTTTGGCTCTTTGGCGGCC encodes:
- the bloc1s4 gene encoding biogenesis of lysosome-related organelles complex 1 subunit 4, whose amino-acid sequence is MEHRFDRAAAVLSPLEESSAEVSRDSGIVSQSASSLSMVSEALSSGTVSQSPSFGAAVAQSPISAAGETQDQSEPEQTQDDELLRHTAITYSSYIRANAEEEVLCLEKSLEEMLTRVDEFVGMLDMIRNDTSQVVNENLPQIQRKSEEMREIYQKIDKLEGFVKMVGANVNALEEQVTQVEGEVGTLPGAFKKIFRTMAVPGFLNKPASPRRQSQRHQELPSVFRTDDYFKPQSEQ
- the pard6gb gene encoding par-6 family cell polarity regulator gamma b isoform X2: MKYGAEFRRFSVDRLKPGKFEEFYKLIMTIHRIANMEVMIGYADVHGDLLPINNDENFGKAVSTAHPLLRIFIQRQEEVDYSNFGTSTLTRKKKAVVTLRNDLNRKRPHIRIGMPQDFRPVSSIIDVDILPESHRRVRLYRHGSDKPLGFYIRDGTSVRVTPHGLEKVPGIFISRLVPGGLAESTGLLAVNDEVLEVNGIEVTGKTLDQVTDMMIANSHNLIVTVKPVNQRNNVVRSSRISGSSGQSSDSSGSVGYPAITAPTGATAISHGYSPEDLESDEESDIVIESNIKRPSRRSNASVASTASRSQMQTTTVTPPSPPTRPQTRPASTVSTASFHSQPSFNGTVHSSLSYKLHKDLTLQHPSYHSSNPVMRESNGSLHKILSSLRTDPRHSLALPRGGVEEDGTVITL
- the pard6gb gene encoding par-6 family cell polarity regulator gamma b isoform X1 codes for the protein MNRSFNNKSQSLRSLNMNAVEVKSKYGAEFRRFSVDRLKPGKFEEFYKLIMTIHRIANMEVMIGYADVHGDLLPINNDENFGKAVSTAHPLLRIFIQRQEEVDYSNFGTSTLTRKKKAVVTLRNDLNRKRPHIRIGMPQDFRPVSSIIDVDILPESHRRVRLYRHGSDKPLGFYIRDGTSVRVTPHGLEKVPGIFISRLVPGGLAESTGLLAVNDEVLEVNGIEVTGKTLDQVTDMMIANSHNLIVTVKPVNQRNNVVRSSRISGSSGQSSDSSGSVGYPAITAPTGATAISHGYSPEDLESDEESDIVIESNIKRPSRRSNASVASTASRSQMQTTTVTPPSPPTRPQTRPASTVSTASFHSQPSFNGTVHSSLSYKLHKDLTLQHPSYHSSNPVMRESNGSLHKILSSLRTDPRHSLALPRGGVEEDGTVITL
- the pard6gb gene encoding par-6 family cell polarity regulator gamma b isoform X3, translated to MTIHRIANMEVMIGYADVHGDLLPINNDENFGKAVSTAHPLLRIFIQRQEEVDYSNFGTSTLTRKKKAVVTLRNDLNRKRPHIRIGMPQDFRPVSSIIDVDILPESHRRVRLYRHGSDKPLGFYIRDGTSVRVTPHGLEKVPGIFISRLVPGGLAESTGLLAVNDEVLEVNGIEVTGKTLDQVTDMMIANSHNLIVTVKPVNQRNNVVRSSRISGSSGQSSDSSGSVGYPAITAPTGATAISHGYSPEDLESDEESDIVIESNIKRPSRRSNASVASTASRSQMQTTTVTPPSPPTRPQTRPASTVSTASFHSQPSFNGTVHSSLSYKLHKDLTLQHPSYHSSNPVMRESNGSLHKILSSLRTDPRHSLALPRGGVEEDGTVITL